The DNA sequence GATGACCAGCGCCCCCTGGTTGCCGGAGGGGCGCAGCCGGGTGTCGATCTGGTAGAGGCGCCCCTCGCGCAGCGGCATCTGCAGGTAGGCCATGAACCGCTGGGCCAGCCGGGCGTAGCGCTCGAAGCCGGCCTCCACGCCGCCGGGGTAGAGGAAGACGAGGTCGAGGTCGGAGTGGTAGCCGAGCTCGCGGCCGCCCAGCTTGCCCATGCCCACCACGCAGAGCCGCCCGGCCGGGGCGTAGCCCTTGGCGGCCGCCTCCTCCTCGGCCAGCGCCAGGCAGCGCACCAGGCAGGCCTCGGCCAGGGCGGTGAGCTGGGAGGAGACCTGCGGCAGGTCCACCGTGCCGGCGATGTCGTGCACCGCGATGCGCAGCACCTCCTCGTCCTTGTAGCGGCGCAGCTCGCCGAGGCGCCGCTCCAGGCGGTCGTCCAGGCCCTCGCCGCCGGCGGCCGCCAGCCGCTCGTCGAGCTCGGCGGCCATCTCGCCGGCGGGCTTCTCGGGCGGCACCTGGTCGGCCCGGAACAGCGCGTCCACCAGCTCCGGGTGGCGCAGGAAGCGCTGCGAGAGGAAGTCGGAGGTGCCGAAGAGCGAGAGCAGCAGGCGGGCGGCGCGGCGGCGCTCGGCCAGCAGCTTGAAGTACGGCTCGGGGTTGCGCAGGGCGGCGGCGAAGCCCGCCAGGTGGGTGAGCGCCTGGTCGGGGTCCGGGGTGCCGAGCGCGTCGGCCAGCAGCGCCACCGCCACCGCCGGATCGCCCATGGGGGAGAAGGGGGTGCGCCGCCGCGCCAGGGAGTCGAGGGCCGCCACCGCCCGCTCGGCGTCCTGCAGCCCGCGCCGCTGCGCGATGTCGAGGCGCCGCGCCGGCTCCACCTGGGCGTCGGCCAGCAGCGACAGCTCCGGGTCGAGCGGGGCCGCCTCGGCCGAGGCCCCCAGCAGGCCGGCGAAGAGCCGGGCCACCCGGTCGCGGTGGCCGGCCAGCGCCGCCTCGAAGGCCTCCGGGGTGGCGTAGCCCATGGCGCGGGCCAGGGCCGGACGCTCCTCGGGCGGCGGGAGCCGGTGGGTCTGCGCCCCCGCCACCATCTGGACGCGGTGCTCGGCGCGCCGCAGGAAGAGGTAGCCGTCGGCCAGCTCGTCGCGGTCCTTGGAGGGCACGATGCCGGCGAAGAGCAGCCGGTCCAGGGCCGGCAGGACGGCCCGCTCGCGCAGCGCCCTGGCCTCGGGCCGCCCGCCGTGCAGCAGCTGCAGCGCCGAGACGAAGAACTCGGCCTCGCGGATGCCGCCGCGGCCGAGCTTGAGGTCGTCGCGCCCCTCGGCGCCGGCGCGGGCGTCGATGCGGGCCTTCATGGCCTGGATCTCCGACACCACCTCCAGGTCCAGGCTGCGCCGCCACACGAACGGCTCCAGCGCCAGGAGCAGCCCCTCGCCCACCGCCACGTCGCCGGCGGCGGCGCGCGCCTTGACCAGGGCGTTGCGCTCCCAGCTGCGCCCGAACGTCTGGTAGTAGTACTCGGCCGCCCGCTGGCTGTTGATGATGGGGCCGCTGCGGCCGTCGGGGCGCAGGTTGAGATCCACCCGGAAGACGAAGCCGTCCTCGGTCTGGCCGGCGATGGCCTCGGTGACCTGCTCGGCGAGCTTGGCGTAGTAGGCGAAGTGGGTGGTGCCCCGCGCCCCCTCGGTCTGGCCGTCCACGCCGTAGACGTAGATCAGGTCCACGTCCGAGCTGAAGTTGAGCTCGCGGGCCCCCAGCTTGCCCATGGCCAGGGCGCAGAACCCGGCCCCGGGCTCGGCCTCGGCCAGCCCGGCCGGCGCCCCGTGGCGGCCCCGCAGGCGCCGGTCGTGGAAGCGGATGGCGGCGTCGATGCAGGCGCAGGCCAGCGACGAGAGCTCGGCGGTGATCTCCTTGACCCGGGCGCGCCGCAGGTCGCGCAGCGAGATGCGCACCACCTCGCGGGCCCTGAGCAGCCGCAGCAGCCGGTGGAAGCCGGCCACGTCGTCCACCGCCAGCCGCCGCGCCGCGCGCGCCAGCACCCGCCGCAGGGCGGCCTCGGTGCGCGGCTGGAGCAGCCAGGGCGAGCGGGCGGCGCGCCGGAGCAGGGTGGGCCAGCGGGCCAGCAGGGCCGGCAGCATGGTGGAGGCGCCGCACAGCAGGGTGAGCGCCTCGAGCAGGTCGCGCTCCGGGGGCAGCGCCCCGGTCGCGTCCAGGTAGCGCTCCACGCCGGCCAGCGCCAGGTCGGGGTCGGGGGCCAGGCGGGCCAGCTCGAGCACCTCGTCGACCCGCCCGCCGCAGCGGCGGGCCAGGCGGGCCAGCCGCTCGGCGCTGGCGGGGGAGTGCGGCTCGGCCGGGGGCAGGCCGGGGATGCCGTGGCTGGCGATCATGGGCGGCACAGTGTACCGCGCCGCGCCCCGCTCACCCCTCGGCCTCGGCCTCGGCGCCCTCCGGGGACGCGCCGCGGTGGGCCCGCGACAGCCCGTGCTGCTTCAGCTTCTTGTGCAGGTGGGTCCGGTCCAGCCCCAGCGACTGGGCCGCCTGGGTGATGTTCCAGTCGTGGCTCTCCAGCGCCAGCTGGATGTACTCGCGCTCGCGCCGGTCGAGCCGGTCGTTGAGCGTCAGGCCGGCGTCGTCCGGCAGGCGGTCGGGCCCGGCCAGCGGACCGCCGGCGGCGCGCGGGCCCACGTCGGCCGGCACGTCGGCGGCGGTGATCTGGTCCCCGCTCATGATGGCCATCCGCTCGCAGACGTTGCGCAGCTCGCGCACGTTGCCGGGCCAGCGGTAGGCCTTGAGCCGCTGGTAGACCTCGGGGGCCACCCGCTTGGGCGCCAGGCCGTTCTCGCGGCAGGCCAGGGTGACGAAGCGCTCGGCCAGCCCGGGCACGTCGTCGAGCCGCTCGCGCAGCGCCGGGCACCGCAGCGGCACCACGTTGAGGCGGAAGTAGAGGTCCTCGCGGAAGGTCCCCTCCCGCACCATGGTGGCCAGGTCCTGGTGGGTGGCGGCCACCACCCGCACGTCCACGGTGAAGGCCTTCTCGCTGCCGACGCGCACCACCTCGCCGGTCTGCAGCGCCCGCAGCACCTTGGCCTGGGCCGGGGGGCTCATGTCGCCGATCTCGTCGAGGAAGAGGGTGCCGCCGTCGGCCACCTCGAACTGGCCGCGGCGCCGCGACCCGGCGCCGGTGAAGGAGCCCTTCTCGTGCCCGAAGAGCTCCGACTCGATGAGCTCGGCCGGGATGGCGGCGCAGTTCACCTTGACGAAGGGGCCGCCGGCCCGCTTGGAGCGGCGGTGGATCTCCTGGGCGATGAGCTCCTTGCCGGTGCCCGACTCGCCCAGCACCAGCACCCGCCCGTTGGTGGGGGCCACCTTGGCGATGGCCTCCCGCAGGCTGGCCATGGCCGGGCTGTCGCCCACCATCTCGTCCTGGAAGCGCGGGCCGCGGGCCGCCAGCGCCTGCACCCGCTCGCCCAGGCTCTTGCGCTCCAGGGCGTTGCGCACCGAGACCAGCACCCGCTCGCGGTCGAGCGGCTTCTGCAGGAAGTCGACGGCGCCGCGCCGCATGGCGGTGACGATGTCCGGCGCCTCGGCGTGGCCCGAGATGACGATCACCGGCAGGTCGCGCCACAGCTCGCGCGCCCGGGAGAGCAGGTCGAGGCCGCTCAGCCCTCCCAGCCGGATGTCGAAGAGCCCGAGATCCACCGGCTCGGCCTCCAGCACCTTGAGGGCCGCCTCCCCGCTCTCGGCGTCGAGCAGGGTGAAGCCCTCCGGCTCGAGCACCAGGCGCAGGGCGCGGCGGATGTTGGGCTCGTCGTCGACCAGGAGGATGGTGCCGGTGGCCATGGGCGCGGATGATACACCGCGCCCGGGCCGAGCGGCCTGGCCGGCCCTGCCTAGAACGTGGCGGCCACGCCCGGCTCCAGCACCCGCATGGCCGACCGCCCCTTGAGCGCCGCCTGCAGCTCGGCCGGCGAGCCGGGGATGACGGGGAAGGTCTGGTAGTGCATGGGGACCACGGTCCGGGCCTTGACGTAGGAGGCGGCCAGGGCGGCGCCCTTCGGGTCCATGGTGAAGTGGCCGCCGATGCAGGCCAGCAGCACGTCCACCCGGCCGTAGCGCTCCGGGATCTGCTTCATGTCCATGGTCACGTCGGTGTCGCCCGTGTGGTACAGGACCGGGCCGCCCCGCACCTGGATGACGAAGCCCATGGGGCTGCCGCCCCCGTGCTCGCCCTTCTCGTCGGCGAAGCCGGAGGAGTGGATGGCCGGCACCATGATGACGGTGGCGTCGCCGGCCTGGATGGCGCCGCCGACGTTGCCCAGGGTGTCGAAGCCAGCCTGGGCCTCCGGGTAGCCGGCGCCCTTGAGCGCCTGGCCCAGATCGAAGTTGGTGATGAGCTTGGCGCCGGTCCGCTTGCCCAGCGCCACCGCCTCGCCCACGTGGTCGAAGTGGCCGTGGGTGACCAGCACGTAGTCCACCTTCTCGATGGTCTGGGCCAGGTCCTTGGCCGGCGACTTGCCGTTGGCGAAGAAGGGGTCGATGGCCAGGACGGTGCCGCCGGGGGTCTTCACCACGAAGGCGGCGTGCCCGTACCAGGTCACCTCGGTCGCGCCCTTCGGGCTGGCGGCGCTGGCGGCGGGGGCGGCCAGGGCGAGGGTGGCGGCGAGGAGCGTGAGCGGCGCGGCGGCGGACGTGTGCATGGGGCCTCCCGGGAAGGAGCAGGGAAGCTAAGGGCCGCCGGGGCCCGCCGACAGGCCCGGGCGGGGCCCCCCTACTTCTCGCGGTGGACCGCGAACGGGCCGAAGGCCTGCTGCACCGGCATCACCTCGATGCTGTTGACGTTGACATGGGGCGGGCGCGACAGGCACCAGGCCACCACGTCGGCGATGTCGGCGGCGGCCAGCGGCTTCATCCCGGCGTAGACGCCGGCGGCGCGCCCCTCATCGCCCTGGAAACGGACCACCGAGAACTCGGTCTCCACCATGCCGGGCTCCACGTTGGTGACCCGCACCGGCGTGCCCAGCAGGTCGGAGCGGATGGCCAGCGAGAACTGCCGCACGAAGGCCTTGGTGGCGCCGTAGACGTTGCCGCCGGGGTACGGCCAGTTGCCCGCCACCGAGCCGATGTTGACGACGTGGCCGCGCGACCGCGCCACCATGCCCGGCAGCACCAGGCGGCACATGGAGACCAGGGCGCGGCAGTTGGTCTCGATCATCCGATCCCAGTCCTCCAGCGAGGTGCGGTGCACCGGCTCGAGCCCCAGGGCCATGCCGGCCGAGTTGATGAGCACGTCGGGCGCCAGGAAGGGTTCGGGCAGCGCCCCCAGGGCGGCCTGCACGGCCGGGCGGTCGGTGACGTCGAGCGCCAGGGGGTGGAGGCGGGGGCCGAGCCGCTCGGCCAGGGCGGCCAGGCGGTCGGCGCGGCGGCCGATGGCGACGACGCGGGCGCCGTCGCGCACCAGCCGCTCGGCGCAGGCCTCGCCGATGCCGGAGGTGGCGCCGGTGACGAGGGCGGTGGTGTCGGGGAGGGAGGTGGGCATGGGCGGCATGGTAGCGCCGCGGGCGGGCCGGGGCGAGTGGCGGGGCGGCCGCGGGGCCGGCGGGGGCCACGGCTCCCGCGGCCTCCTAGCCTCCGGCCTCCGGGGGCTCCGCCAGCGGGAGGGCCAGGGTGAAGGCGGCGCCGCCGCCTGGCCGCTCGCCCACCTCGATCTCGCCGCCGTGCTGCAGCACGATCTTCTTCACCACCGCCAGCCCCAGGCCGGTGCCGCTGGCCTTGGTGGTGACGTAGGGGTCGAAGACGCGCGCCCGCAGCCCCTGCTCGATGCCCGGCCCCTCGTCGGCCACGGTCAGGACGGCCCGGTCGCGGCCGCGGGCCACGCCCAGGTGGAGCCGGGCCCGGGCCGGCGCGGCCGCCTGCACCGCGTTCTCGGTGAGGTTGGCCAGCACCCGCCGCATCATGGTGGGGTCGAGCGCCACCGGCACCAGGCCGCCCGTCCGCACCAGCTCCACGTCGGCGGCCTCGGCCAGCTGCGGGCTGGTCTCCAGGAAGGCGGCCACGAAGGCGCCCAGGTCGGCGGGCTCGGGCCGCACGTCGGGCAGGCGGGCGAAGGCCGAGAACTCCTCCACCAGCCGCTGCAGCGTGGCCACCTCCTGGCGCACGATCTCGCCGGCGTCGCCGAGCAGCCGGCCGAAGGCCGGGTCGCCGCCCGGCTGCTGGCGCCAGCGCGCCTCCAGCTGCTGGAAGGCCAGCTGGATGGGGGTGAGCGGGTTCTTGATCTCGTGGGCCAGCCGGCGCGCCACCTCCTGCCAGCCGGAGATCTTCTCCAGGTAGACGATCCGGTCCCGGGCCTGGCGCACCTCGCCGACCATGACGTTGAAGCCGCGCGCCAGCGCCGCCACCTCGTCGCCGCCGCGCTCCGGGGCCACCCGCACCGACAGGTCGCCCGCTGCCACCCGGCGGTGCGCCTCGGCCAGCCGCGCCAGCCGCCGCACGGTGCGCCGCGCCATCAGGTAGCCGAGCGCCGCCGCCAGCAGGGCCGCCGTCGCCACGGTGGCGCCGAAGACCAGCACGATGCTGCGCCGCACCTCGGCGCGGGTCTTCTCCATGTCGCGGGCCGTCTCGGCCAGCTCGCGGGTCTCGTCGAGCTCGGCGAAGAGCGAGGCCTCCACCGCGAAGGTGGCGCGCAGCGTCCGGCCGTCCGGCAGCGACACCTCCACCGGGGCGGCGCGCCAGCCGGCGGCCTCGTCGGGCTCGCCCGGCCCATCGGCCTCCGCCAGCACGGCGCCGTCCGGCCCGAGCACCTGGGCGTGGCGCAGGAGCGGCAGCCTGGCCAGCGCCCGCTCCAGGGCCGGGCGCAGCGCCGCGGTCTCGACCGGCAGGGCCCGGGCCAGGCCGCGGGCCTGCTCGCCGTAGAGCTGCTTGCGGGCCCGGAAGAGCTCCTGGTAGGTGCCGGGCACGGCCGCCAGCCGCTCCGCCACCCGCGGCGCCAGCCAGACGCCGGCGTTGTTGTCGGCCAGCCAGGCGGCGGCCAGCAGCGCCGGCACCAGCGGCAGCACCGCCGCCAGCACCAGCGCCGCCATGAGCTTCGCCGCGAACGGCGAGAGGCGCGGCGGCGGGGCACCTGGCTCGACCGCGCCGGTCACGGGGCGGCCACCTCGTCGCGCCCGAAGGTGCGCGAGCGGAGCAGCAGCGCGTCGGCGCCGGGGGTGGGGTCGCGCAGGAAGTAGCCCGCCATGGAGCCGAGCACCGAGCGGGAGCCCGCCCCGGGGCGCCCGGTGGTCGGCTTGGCCAGCAGCTCCCGGGTGCGCTGCATCAGCTCGCGCGACACCGGGTTCACCTCCACGCTCACCTCGATGCGGAACCGGCCCGGTGGCAGCAGCGCCACCGGCCCGAGGTCGAGCTCGCGCGCCTCCGAGAGGAGGCGGCGCAGCGCCGCGAAGTCGGGCGCGCTGCGCCGGACCGGGCGCGGCAGGCGGGCGTCGCGCACCACCACCGCGTAGGCCTCGTCCCAGACGTCGAACAGCACCTCCACCACCCGGCCGGTGACGCTGACCGGCTCGCCGCCCTGCTCCGGCACCACCGCCACCACCACCGCCACCACGTTGGTGAGGCCGTTGCCGAGCCGCCGCTCCTGCTCGGGCCCGAAGGCCGGCGAGAGGTCGAGCGTGACGGAGAGCCGGCCCTGCGACACGGCCACCGAGGCCTCCAGCGGCGTGGGCCCTGCCCGGGCCGCGCCCGGCCCGGCGAGGAGGGCCGCGCAGAGCGCGGCGGCGGCGAGGCGGGCGCTCACAGGAGGTTGTCGATGGCCGCGCCGAGCGAGGCGTTGAAGGTGCCGATGGGGGTGTCGAGCCGCAGCGCCGCGTCCAGCGAGACCGGCCAGCGCGAGAAGGGGGTGCGCTGGCCGCCCAAGGTGGCCGAGGACCAGACGGCCCGCGCGCCCAGCGCCAGGTAGCCGCGCCGGAAGAAGCGGCCGCGGCTCCAGAGCGGCACGGCGTACTCCAGCCCGCCCATGGCGGCGAAGGCGTCGTAGCGGGAGTCGCTGGAGAAGTTGAGCTCCAGGGCCCGGCCCAGCGCCGGGCCCACCGCGAAGTAGGAGAGGTCGGCCGGGAAGAACCGCTCGAAGAAGGGCGCCTCACCCTGGGTGGCGCCCAGGAAGGCCTGCAGCCGGAGCGGCCGCCCCAGCAGGTTGAAGCCGGACTCCAGCTGGAGGGCGTAGCGGCTGTACTCGTAGTCCGAGCCGAACAGCCTCGAGGAGAAGGTGAGCTGCGCCAGCGAGAAGAGCCCCTCCCTGGGCAGGAAGAGGTCGTCGCGGTCGTCGTACTCCCAGGCCAGGGTCAGCGCCGAGAGGTCGGAGCGGCCCGGCAGGAGGAAGGGCGGCGGGCCCGCCGGACCGGCCACGCCGGGCAGCTCGGTGGCGGAGAGCTGCTCGTAGCGCCACCCGGCGGTGATGCGCTCGAAGGGGCCGGGGCGCAGGCCGGCCAGCACCTCGCCGCCGGCGCGCTGGTAGCGCAGCCGCGGCGCCTGCCCGATGCGCCCGTGGTAGGCGTCGCAGGCGGCGTCGGGACAGGCCAGCTCCTCGCCGCGCAGCCACAGGGCGTTCACCCCGGCCACGAAGCGGTGGCCCAGCAGGCCGACGTCCGGTGCGTAGAAGGCGCCGCGCAGG is a window from the Anaeromyxobacter sp. genome containing:
- the glnE gene encoding bifunctional [glutamate--ammonia ligase]-adenylyl-L-tyrosine phosphorylase/[glutamate--ammonia-ligase] adenylyltransferase, whose amino-acid sequence is MIASHGIPGLPPAEPHSPASAERLARLARRCGGRVDEVLELARLAPDPDLALAGVERYLDATGALPPERDLLEALTLLCGASTMLPALLARWPTLLRRAARSPWLLQPRTEAALRRVLARAARRLAVDDVAGFHRLLRLLRAREVVRISLRDLRRARVKEITAELSSLACACIDAAIRFHDRRLRGRHGAPAGLAEAEPGAGFCALAMGKLGARELNFSSDVDLIYVYGVDGQTEGARGTTHFAYYAKLAEQVTEAIAGQTEDGFVFRVDLNLRPDGRSGPIINSQRAAEYYYQTFGRSWERNALVKARAAAGDVAVGEGLLLALEPFVWRRSLDLEVVSEIQAMKARIDARAGAEGRDDLKLGRGGIREAEFFVSALQLLHGGRPEARALRERAVLPALDRLLFAGIVPSKDRDELADGYLFLRRAEHRVQMVAGAQTHRLPPPEERPALARAMGYATPEAFEAALAGHRDRVARLFAGLLGASAEAAPLDPELSLLADAQVEPARRLDIAQRRGLQDAERAVAALDSLARRRTPFSPMGDPAVAVALLADALGTPDPDQALTHLAGFAAALRNPEPYFKLLAERRRAARLLLSLFGTSDFLSQRFLRHPELVDALFRADQVPPEKPAGEMAAELDERLAAAGGEGLDDRLERRLGELRRYKDEEVLRIAVHDIAGTVDLPQVSSQLTALAEACLVRCLALAEEEAAAKGYAPAGRLCVVGMGKLGGRELGYHSDLDLVFLYPGGVEAGFERYARLAQRFMAYLQMPLREGRLYQIDTRLRPSGNQGALVIGAEAFTRYHVGQALPGGAGGADGGPVRSQLWERQALLRARFVAGDAALWDQVHSQVIEPVVFGRPEDPAALAAEVRRMRERMESQLGQEAARGKNPKTGRGGLVDVEFAAQFLQLLHGHAHPAIRTTSTPEALRRLRAAGLLREADFDAFSTGYEFLRRVELRLRIVHDYGVDHLPDRGAPLAQLARRLGYFGDDPGARFQGEYARVTAAVRQSFDRVVS
- a CDS encoding sigma-54-dependent Fis family transcriptional regulator, producing MATGTILLVDDEPNIRRALRLVLEPEGFTLLDAESGEAALKVLEAEPVDLGLFDIRLGGLSGLDLLSRARELWRDLPVIVISGHAEAPDIVTAMRRGAVDFLQKPLDRERVLVSVRNALERKSLGERVQALAARGPRFQDEMVGDSPAMASLREAIAKVAPTNGRVLVLGESGTGKELIAQEIHRRSKRAGGPFVKVNCAAIPAELIESELFGHEKGSFTGAGSRRRGQFEVADGGTLFLDEIGDMSPPAQAKVLRALQTGEVVRVGSEKAFTVDVRVVAATHQDLATMVREGTFREDLYFRLNVVPLRCPALRERLDDVPGLAERFVTLACRENGLAPKRVAPEVYQRLKAYRWPGNVRELRNVCERMAIMSGDQITAADVPADVGPRAAGGPLAGPDRLPDDAGLTLNDRLDRREREYIQLALESHDWNITQAAQSLGLDRTHLHKKLKQHGLSRAHRGASPEGAEAEAEG
- a CDS encoding metal-dependent hydrolase → MHTSAAAPLTLLAATLALAAPAASAASPKGATEVTWYGHAAFVVKTPGGTVLAIDPFFANGKSPAKDLAQTIEKVDYVLVTHGHFDHVGEAVALGKRTGAKLITNFDLGQALKGAGYPEAQAGFDTLGNVGGAIQAGDATVIMVPAIHSSGFADEKGEHGGGSPMGFVIQVRGGPVLYHTGDTDVTMDMKQIPERYGRVDVLLACIGGHFTMDPKGAALAASYVKARTVVPMHYQTFPVIPGSPAELQAALKGRSAMRVLEPGVAATF
- a CDS encoding SDR family NAD(P)-dependent oxidoreductase — translated: MPTSLPDTTALVTGATSGIGEACAERLVRDGARVVAIGRRADRLAALAERLGPRLHPLALDVTDRPAVQAALGALPEPFLAPDVLINSAGMALGLEPVHRTSLEDWDRMIETNCRALVSMCRLVLPGMVARSRGHVVNIGSVAGNWPYPGGNVYGATKAFVRQFSLAIRSDLLGTPVRVTNVEPGMVETEFSVVRFQGDEGRAAGVYAGMKPLAAADIADVVAWCLSRPPHVNVNSIEVMPVQQAFGPFAVHREK
- a CDS encoding HAMP domain-containing protein, which translates into the protein MAALVLAAVLPLVPALLAAAWLADNNAGVWLAPRVAERLAAVPGTYQELFRARKQLYGEQARGLARALPVETAALRPALERALARLPLLRHAQVLGPDGAVLAEADGPGEPDEAAGWRAAPVEVSLPDGRTLRATFAVEASLFAELDETRELAETARDMEKTRAEVRRSIVLVFGATVATAALLAAALGYLMARRTVRRLARLAEAHRRVAAGDLSVRVAPERGGDEVAALARGFNVMVGEVRQARDRIVYLEKISGWQEVARRLAHEIKNPLTPIQLAFQQLEARWRQQPGGDPAFGRLLGDAGEIVRQEVATLQRLVEEFSAFARLPDVRPEPADLGAFVAAFLETSPQLAEAADVELVRTGGLVPVALDPTMMRRVLANLTENAVQAAAPARARLHLGVARGRDRAVLTVADEGPGIEQGLRARVFDPYVTTKASGTGLGLAVVKKIVLQHGGEIEVGERPGGGAAFTLALPLAEPPEAGG
- a CDS encoding BamA/TamA family outer membrane protein, whose translation is MRPLAAALAALLLAAAPGRPGAIEPAAVGGAPPPGAALPATPAPGEGAAGADPDPGSAGAGDPAEDESAAGAAPTAIPARAYLVERVRFTGLGRVEEWAARRHLVVQEGQTLDEQRVLVSRLRLLQLGWFTAVETRLERGSARGQVVLVFEVVERNTLLVSELALGSTAPQPLYGALGLTQQNFLGEGLSLGGAFAYGGAPSGRPSDPARFALRGAFYAPDVGLLGHRFVAGVNALWLRGEELACPDAACDAYHGRIGQAPRLRYQRAGGEVLAGLRPGPFERITAGWRYEQLSATELPGVAGPAGPPPFLLPGRSDLSALTLAWEYDDRDDLFLPREGLFSLAQLTFSSRLFGSDYEYSRYALQLESGFNLLGRPLRLQAFLGATQGEAPFFERFFPADLSYFAVGPALGRALELNFSSDSRYDAFAAMGGLEYAVPLWSRGRFFRRGYLALGARAVWSSATLGGQRTPFSRWPVSLDAALRLDTPIGTFNASLGAAIDNLL